In Flavobacterium praedii, the DNA window CTTTTAATCGTAAAGTAACTGCATTTTTGTGGGCCTGTAATTCCTCGGCTTCAGCCATAATTTCAATAGCCGAACCAATATTTTGTATTCCAACTGCGCTGATTTTTTGAAAAGTCATCGATTTGGTAAAACTGTCTAGATTTACACCGCTATAATTTTTGGCATAACCATTCGTTGGTAAGGTGTGATTGGTTCCTGAAGCGTAATCACCAGCACTTTCTGGAGTATAATTTCCGATGAAAACAGAACCGGCATTGGCAATATTATCAACGTAAAAAGCTTCGTCTTTGGTGCAAATGATAAAATGTTCTGGGCCATATTCATTAATTAATTCTAAAGCGACTACATCATTTTCGACAAAAATCAATTTTGAATTGGCAATAGCTTTTTCTGCAATGACTTTTCGAGGTAAAACCTCCATTTGAGAGTAAATTTCCAGTTCGACAGCGTCAATCAATGTTTTTGAAGTCGATACTAAAATCACTTGGCTGTCTGTTCCGTGTTCGGCTTGAGACAATAGATCGGAAGCAATAAAAGCAGGAACTGCAGTATCGTCAGCCACAATCAATAATTCTGATGGACCAGCTGGCATATCGATAGCGACACCAAACTGAGTAGCCAATTGTTTAGCCACCGTTACAAATTGGTTTCCGGGACCAAATATTTTATACACTTTCGGAATTAATTCTGTACCAAAAGTCATTCCAGCGATGGCTTGAATACCTCCCACTTTTAGAATTTTGGTAACACCACATAAATACGCGGCATATAAAATAGCTGGATTGATGTTTCCTTTTTTGTCTGGAGGCGAACACAACACGATTTCGCTACATCCAGCAAGATTTGCGGGTACCGCCAACATCAATACGGTTGAAAATAAAGGAGCGGTTCCCCCTGGAATGTATAAACCAATTTTTTGGATTGGTCTTTTTTCCTGCCAGCAATTTACACCTTCAATAGTTTCTACTGTAACTCGATTCGTTTTTTGGGCTGCGTGAAATTTTTCAATATTTGACTTTGCCAATTGAATGGCTTGTTTTAATTCATCAGAAATTGTTGCGATGGCAGTTGCAATTTCACTTTGAGAAACTTCTAAATTTGGAACTGAAACGCCATCAAAAAGAGAAGTATATTTTGCCACAGCAATATCCCCTTTGGATTGTACTTCCTTGAAAATTCCTTTGACAGTTACCTCGATATCATCAACTGTTTTGGTTGGTCTTTCTAAAAGGGTTGACCAAGTTTCTGGTTTTGGATTGTATATTTTATTCATTTTAGCCCCCTAGCCCCCAAAGGAGGAATTGCTACAAGAGAGGTTGCCTGTATTTTTAATGTTTTTCAATTTTTTTTTAAATTTCTAGACTTCTAGAGAATTCCCCCTTCGGGGGTTAGGGGGCTTACAGTACCATTTTCTCAATTGGGCAAACTAGAATTCCTTCTGCGCCAACCTCTTTTAGTTGGTCTATTACTTCCCAAAAAGTGTCTTTGTCAATTACCGAGTGCACACTGCTCCAGCCTTCTTCGGCCAATGGCAAAACGGTTAAACTTCGCAATACAGGTAGAATTTTTCCGACTGCCTCAATTTTGTCATTTGGAATATTCATCAATATGTATTTTGATTTTCGTGCTCGTAAAACCGATTCTATTCTGAATTTTAAGGTGTCTATTATTTTTTGAGATTCAGGGCTTACTTTTGGAGAAAC includes these proteins:
- the hisD gene encoding histidinol dehydrogenase, whose amino-acid sequence is MNKIYNPKPETWSTLLERPTKTVDDIEVTVKGIFKEVQSKGDIAVAKYTSLFDGVSVPNLEVSQSEIATAIATISDELKQAIQLAKSNIEKFHAAQKTNRVTVETIEGVNCWQEKRPIQKIGLYIPGGTAPLFSTVLMLAVPANLAGCSEIVLCSPPDKKGNINPAILYAAYLCGVTKILKVGGIQAIAGMTFGTELIPKVYKIFGPGNQFVTVAKQLATQFGVAIDMPAGPSELLIVADDTAVPAFIASDLLSQAEHGTDSQVILVSTSKTLIDAVELEIYSQMEVLPRKVIAEKAIANSKLIFVENDVVALELINEYGPEHFIICTKDEAFYVDNIANAGSVFIGNYTPESAGDYASGTNHTLPTNGYAKNYSGVNLDSFTKSMTFQKISAVGIQNIGSAIEIMAEAEELQAHKNAVTLRLKALENDK